One window of the Perca flavescens isolate YP-PL-M2 chromosome 16, PFLA_1.0, whole genome shotgun sequence genome contains the following:
- the dolk gene encoding dolichol kinase, giving the protein MPDRGSDKRRPSLVQTIRSDQPSSVATSLHPAAMLINPVFVESSVVLAVLLCVHMVVWNQHSWCSIALFIQAFYVQHKWDRLLRAGGAVFQFRPAANSGIVPGSMVMPLLGLVLKEKCSASGNVYFERFFMVVTITGMLLALFLSLIALGITRPVPTNTCVIAGMASSAILYTTKQTLTVSEVIEVLEVLLIFVYLSLIVLYLLPRCFTPGEALLVVGGISFIVNQLIKRSLNLAEVKGDPVNYFLPVIVVGSLLLGVFFALLFCFMESETWVSSLFFHMMTAVLGLGILMPWLSLFIGRHPIMWLLDFITLNDRRLCLLGYWVFLAVVATCVVLHQNYQRQSGSKKHQASTVVRKYFHLIVVATYVPGLIYDRQLLHVASVGCLAIFLFLEYVRYFRIRPLGQLLRQLLTLFLDERDSGPLILTHVYLLIGMSLPIWLFPGPCAPKGILPGAGGLVPYAGVLAVGVGDTVASVFGSTMGEIRWPGTKKTMEGTATSVFAQIIAVAVFLIFDGSINLNSTYSWIVGSITLVAMLEAYTSQIDNLLLPLYLFILLLL; this is encoded by the coding sequence ATGGTTGTCTGGAACCAGCACTCGTGGTGCAGCATAGCCCTCTTCATCCAGGCTTTTTACGTACAACACAAATGGGACCGTCTGCTCAGGGCGGGAGGTGCTGTGTTCCAGTTCCGTCCTGCAGCCAACAGCGGCATCGTCCCGGGCTCCATGGTGATGCCCTTACTGGGCCTGGTGCTGAAAGAAAAGTGCTCTGCCTCAGGGAACGTCTACTTTGAGCGCTTCTTCATGGTGGTCACCATCACAGGCATGTTGCTGGCTCTGTTCCTCTCGTTGATTGCGCTGGGCATCACAAGACCCGTACCCACCAACACTTGTGTGATCGCGGGCATGGCCAGCAGCGCCATTCTCTACACGACAAAGCAGACGCTGACGGTGTCTGAGGTCATCGAGGTCTTAGAGGTGCTGTTGATCTTCGTTTATCTCAGCCTGATCGTGCTCTACCTGCTGCCGCGCTGCTTCACACCTGGAGAGGCGCTTCTCGTCGTCGGTGGAATCAGTTTCATCGTCAACCAGCTCATCAAGCGCTCCCTGAACCTGGCAGAGGTCAAAGGTGATCCGGTGAACTATTTCCTGCCGGTCATAGTGGTGGGCTCGCTGCTGCTCGGTGTTTTCTTTGCCCTGCTCTTCTGCTTCATGGAGTCTGAGACCTGGGTGTCATCACTTTTCTTTCACATGATGACAGCCGTTCTGGGTCTGGGAATCCTCATGCCGTGGCTCTCCCTGTTCATCGGCCGGCACCCCATCATGTGGCTGTTGGACTTTATCACGTTAAATGACCGAAGACTTTGTCTGCTGGGGTACTGGGTGTTTCTGGCTGTTGTGGCTACTTGTGTTGTGTTACACCAGAACTACCAGCGCCAGTCAGGGTCCAAGAAGCACCAGGCCTCGACCGTTGTCAGGAAGTACTTCCATCTGATTGTAGTGGCCACATATGTTCCGGGACTGATATACGACAGGCAGCTGCTTCACGTGGCGTCTGTGGGTTGCTTGGCAATCTTCTTGTTCCTGGAGTATGTGCGTTATTTTCGGATCCGGCCGCTGGGTCAGCTGCTCAGGCAGCTGCTTACCTTGTTCCTGGACGAGCGGGACTCTGGGCCTCTTATCCTGACCCACGTTTACCTGCTGATAGGCATGTCCCTGCCCATATGGCTATTCCCCGGGCCCTGCGCCCCCAAGGGGATACTTCCTGGGGCAGGCGGCCTGGTGCCTTATGCAGGTGTGCTGGCCGTGGGGGTCGGAGACACCGTGGCGTCCGTGTTCGGTAGCACCATGGGGGAGATCCGTTGGCCCGGGACTAAGAAAACCATGGAGGGTACTGCAACGTCTGTTTTCGCCCAGATCATCGCCGTGGCAGTGTTTCTCATCTTTGATGGGAGCATCAATCTAAACTCCACCTACTCATGGATTGTTGGCTCCATCACTCTGGTGGCCATGCTGGAAGCCTACACCTCCCAAATAGACAACCTCCTACTCCCACTCTACCTCTTCATCCTGCTGTTGCTTTGA
- the phyhd1 gene encoding phytanoyl-CoA dioxygenase domain-containing protein 1 isoform X2, with the protein MEDGYVVLDGLLTSQECDELRQRMAELVDQMDVPEHCRITFSTNHDEQLKAQGNADYFITSGDKIRFFFEKGVFDEKGEFMVPKQRSLNKVGHALHAYEPLYKKVTHSPKIQGTAKKLGFVSPVILQSMFIFKQPGTGGEVTPHQDATFLYTEPLGRVMGLWIALEDATVNNGCLWFIPGSHNSGISRRMVRTPKGTFPLTDFTCREQTYDDKKFVAAPVKKGGVVLIHGEVVHRSAENTSEDSRHVYTFHLMESQDTRWSPDNWLQPTEELPFPSLYTK; encoded by the exons ATGGAGGATGGATATGTGGTTCTGGACGGGCTGCTGACCTCCCAGGAGTGCGATGAGCTGAGGCAAAGGATGGCAGAGTTAGTGGACCAGATGGACGTCCCGGAGCACTGCCGCATCACCTTCTCCACCAATCACGATGAGCAGCTCAAAGCACAG GGAAATGCTGACTATTTCATCACAAGTGGAGATAAGATCCgctttttctttgagaaaggAGTCTTTGACGAAAAAG GGGAGTTCATGGTACCAAAACAGCGCTCCCTAAATAAAGTCGGACATG CACTACATGCCTATGAACCGTTGTACAAAAAGGTTACACATTCACCCAAAATACAG GGCACAGCGAAGAAGCTGGGTTTTGTAAGTCCTGTGATACTGCAAAGCATGTTCATTTTTAAG CAACCAGGGACTGGCGGAGAAG tgaCGCCCCATCAAGATGCCACATTTCTGTACACGGAGCCCCTGGGCAGAGTCATGGGGCTGTGGATCGCCCTGGAAGACGCCACTGTTAACAACGGCTGCCTGTGGTTCATCCCGGGGTCACACAACA GTGGTATTTCTCGGCGTATGGTGCGTACCCCAAAGGGCACCTTTCCCCTGACAGACTTCACCTGCCGAGAGCAGACCTACGATGACAAGAAGTTTGTCGCTGCACCTGTGAAAAAAG GTGGTGTAGTCCTGATCCACGGGGAGGTGGTGCATCGCAGTGCTGAAAACACCTCAGAGGACTCTCGCCACGTCTACACCTTCCATCTCATGGAAAGCCAGGACACCCGCTGGAGTCCTGACAACTG GTTGCAACCCACTGAAGAGCTCCCTTTCCCGTCTCTCTACACTAAATGA
- the phyhd1 gene encoding phytanoyl-CoA dioxygenase domain-containing protein 1 isoform X1: MDFMTDRDVQKYMEDGYVVLDGLLTSQECDELRQRMAELVDQMDVPEHCRITFSTNHDEQLKAQGNADYFITSGDKIRFFFEKGVFDEKGEFMVPKQRSLNKVGHALHAYEPLYKKVTHSPKIQGTAKKLGFVSPVILQSMFIFKQPGTGGEVTPHQDATFLYTEPLGRVMGLWIALEDATVNNGCLWFIPGSHNSGISRRMVRTPKGTFPLTDFTCREQTYDDKKFVAAPVKKGGVVLIHGEVVHRSAENTSEDSRHVYTFHLMESQDTRWSPDNWLQPTEELPFPSLYTK; this comes from the exons ATGGATTTTATGACCGATCGGGATGTACAAAAG TACATGGAGGATGGATATGTGGTTCTGGACGGGCTGCTGACCTCCCAGGAGTGCGATGAGCTGAGGCAAAGGATGGCAGAGTTAGTGGACCAGATGGACGTCCCGGAGCACTGCCGCATCACCTTCTCCACCAATCACGATGAGCAGCTCAAAGCACAG GGAAATGCTGACTATTTCATCACAAGTGGAGATAAGATCCgctttttctttgagaaaggAGTCTTTGACGAAAAAG GGGAGTTCATGGTACCAAAACAGCGCTCCCTAAATAAAGTCGGACATG CACTACATGCCTATGAACCGTTGTACAAAAAGGTTACACATTCACCCAAAATACAG GGCACAGCGAAGAAGCTGGGTTTTGTAAGTCCTGTGATACTGCAAAGCATGTTCATTTTTAAG CAACCAGGGACTGGCGGAGAAG tgaCGCCCCATCAAGATGCCACATTTCTGTACACGGAGCCCCTGGGCAGAGTCATGGGGCTGTGGATCGCCCTGGAAGACGCCACTGTTAACAACGGCTGCCTGTGGTTCATCCCGGGGTCACACAACA GTGGTATTTCTCGGCGTATGGTGCGTACCCCAAAGGGCACCTTTCCCCTGACAGACTTCACCTGCCGAGAGCAGACCTACGATGACAAGAAGTTTGTCGCTGCACCTGTGAAAAAAG GTGGTGTAGTCCTGATCCACGGGGAGGTGGTGCATCGCAGTGCTGAAAACACCTCAGAGGACTCTCGCCACGTCTACACCTTCCATCTCATGGAAAGCCAGGACACCCGCTGGAGTCCTGACAACTG GTTGCAACCCACTGAAGAGCTCCCTTTCCCGTCTCTCTACACTAAATGA
- the lrrc8aa gene encoding leucine rich repeat containing 8 VRAC subunit Aa: protein MIPITELRYFADSQPAFRILKPWWDVFTDYISIVMLMIAVFGGTLQVTQDKMICLPCKWVINKSCETMPVPNVSSAYPPEPKGIQYDLDRHQYNYVDAVCYENKLHWFAKYFPYLVLLHTLIFLACSNFWFKFPRTSSKLEHFVSILLKCFDSPWTTRALSETVVEESDNKPMGKINGSMDKKASSVSEDVEASVPMLQRTAKSRIEQGIVDRSETGVLDKKEGEQAKALFEKVKKFRIHVEEGDIVYRLYIRQTMIKVIKFILIISYTAYYVRYIRFSVVCSVNIQKLTGYSMFYCAHPLATLFKILACFYISLVGVYGLICMYTLCWMLSRSLKRYSFESIREESSYSDIPDLKNDFAFMLHMIDQYDPLYSKRFAVFLSEVSENKLRQLNLNNEWTLEKLRQRITKNSQEKLELHLFMLSGIPDTVFDLVELEVLKLELIPDVTIPPIIAQLSNLREMWLYHTPAKIEAPALAFLRENLKSLHIKFTDIKEIPLWIYSLKNLSELHLTGNLSAENNRYIVIDGLRELRRLKVLRLKSNLTKLPQVVTDVGVHLQKLSINNEGTKLMVLNSLKKMVNLTELELVRCDLERIPHSIFSLHNLAEIDLKDNNLKTIEEIISFQHLHRLVSLKLWYNQIAYIPIQIGTLTNMERLYLNRNKIEKIPSQLFFCRKLRFLDLSHNNLTSIHADVGFLQNLQYFAVTANRIETLPPELFKCKKLRTLNLGNNCLQTLPSRFGELTGLTQLELRGNRLECLPVELGECRLLKKSSLIVEEDLFNTLPPEVKEQLWRADKEQA from the exons ACCGGAGCCCAAAGGCATTCAGTATGACCTCGACCGTCATCAGTATAACTATGTCGATGCCGTCTGCTACGAGAACAAACTACACTGGTTTGCAAAATATTTCCCCTATCTGGTGCTACTCCACACCCTCATTTTCCTGGCCTGCAGCAACTTCTGGTTCAAGTTCCCACGCACAAGCTCTAAACTGGAGCACTTTGTCTCCATCCTCCTCAAGTGCTTTGACTCCCCGTGGACAACGAGGGCTTTGTCTGAGACCGTGGTGGAGGAGAGCGACAACAAGCCTATGGGGAAAATTAACGGTTCCATGGATAAGAAGGCTTCCAGTGTGAGCGAGGATGTTGAGGCTAGCGTGCCCATGCTCCAACGAACAGCAAAGTCCAGAATTGAACAAGGAATTGTAGATCGCTCTGAAACTGGGGTTTTAGATAAAAAGGAGGGGGAGCAGGCCAAGGCTCTTTTTGAGAAGGTGAAGAAGTTCAGGATCCATGTAGAGGAGGGGGATATAGTGTACCGTCTTTATATTCGTCAGACCATGATCAAAGTAATCAAGTTTATACTGATAATTAGCTACACAGCCTACTATGTACGCTACATCAGGTTCAGTGTAGTATGCTCTGTAAACATTCAGAAATTAACAGGCTACAGCATGTTCTATTGTGCTCACCCGTTGGCAACTCTTTTCAAGATTTTGGCCTGTTTCTACATCAGCTTGGTGGGGGTTTATGGCCTTATCTGCATGTACACTCTTTGTTGGATGCTCAGCCGCTCCCTCAAACGGTACTCCTTTGAATCAATCCGCGAGGAAAGCAGCTACAGCGACATCCCTGACTTGAAGAACGACTTTGCCTTCATGCTACACATGATAGATCAGTATGACCCTCTGTACTCTAAGCGCTTTGCGGTATTTCTTTCAGAGGTGAGCGAGAACAAGCTCAGGCAGCTGAACCTGAACAACGAGTGGACGTTGGAGAAGCTGAGGCAGCGCATCACCAAAAACTCCCAGGAAAAGCTGGAGTTGCATCTGTTCATGCTCAGTGGGATCCCAGACACGGTGTTTGATCTGGTCGAGCTGGAAGTGCTCAAGCTGGAGCTCATCCCGGATGTGACTATCCCTCCGATCATCGCCCAGCTCTCTAACCTGAGGGAGATGTGGCTCTATCACACACCAGCTAAAATTGAGGCTCCAGCTCTTGCTTTCCTGAGGGAGAACCTAAAGTCTCTTCACATCAAGTTCACAGACATCAAGGAGATTCCTCTGTGGATCTACAGCCTGAAGAACCTCAGTGAGCTGCACCTGACCGGGAACCTGAGTGCTGAGAACAATCGCTACATTGTTATCGACGGGCTTCGGGAGCTCAGAAGGCTCAAAGTTCTTCGTCTGAAAAGCAATCTGACCAAGCTGCCGCAGGTGGTGACGGATGTGGGCGTGCACCTCCAGAAGCTCTCCATCAATAACGAGGGCACCAAGCTGATGGTGCTCAACAGCCTGAAGAAAATGGTCAACCTGACGGAGCTTGAGCTCGTTCGCTGCGACCTGGAACGCATTCCACACTCCATCTTTAGTTTGCACAACCTGGCGGAGATTGATTTGAAGGACAACAATCTGAAGACAATCGAGGAGATCATCAGCTTCCAGCATCTGCACCGGCTCGTGTCCCTAAAGCTGTGGTACAACCAGATCGCCTACATCCCCATTCAGATCGGAACACTTACCAACATGGAGAGGCTCTATTTGAACAGGAACAAGATCGAGAAAATCCCCAGCCAGCTTTTCTTCTGTCGCAAGCTGCGCTTCTTAGACCTGAGTCACAACAATCTGACCAGCATCCACGCTGATGTGGGCTTCCTCCAGAACCTGCAGTACTTCGCTGTGACAGCAAACCGG ATCGAGACTTTGCCCCCAGAGCTGTTCAAGTGCAAGAAGCTGCGTACTCTGAATCTGGGAAACAACTGCCTGCAGACGCTGCCGTCCCGCTTCGGGGAACTCACCGGGTTGACCCAGCTGGAGCTGAGAGGGAACCGCCTCGAGTGTCTCCCAGTGGAGCTCGGTGAGTGTCGGCTGTTGAAGAAGAGCAGTTTGATAGTGGAGGAGGACCTGTTCAACACGCTGCCACCAGAAGTCAAAGAGCAGCTTTGGAGGGCCGATAAGGAGCAAGCTTGA